The Croceibacterium sp. TMG7-5b_MA50 genome segment TCGCCGTGTTGACGACCGGGTCTGCCAGATACTCGCCGGTGCCGCGATGGACGTAGAGCGTGATCGGCACGCCCCAGGCCCGCTGGCGGCTGAGCACCCAGTCGGGCCGCCCCTCCACCATGGAGCCGATCCGGTTGCGGCCCTTCTCCGGCACCCAGCGCGTGTCGGCGATCGCCTTCACCGCCGTCTGCCGCAGCGTGGCGTCGGGATGCGCCTCCGTGCCGAGCGCCACCGCCCCGCCGATCCCGTCCAGCGCCGCGACCGGGTAGTCGAACCCGGCCATCTTCTGGTCCATCGGCACGAACCATTGCGGCGTGCAGCGGTAGATCACCTTGGCCTTGGACCGCCAGCTATGCGGGTAGGAATGCTTGTAGTCCGCGCTCGCCGCCAGCAGCGCGCCGGCCTCCCGCAGGTGGGTGCAGATCGGTCCATCGGGCGCGTTGAACTTGGGGTTGATGACCGAGGCCGCCCCGCCCAGCCAAGGCCAGTCCGCGCGGTATCGGCCATCGGCCTCGACCACGAACTTCGGCTGAATGCCGTATTCGCGGCACAGTTCGAAATCGTCCTCGCCATGGTCGGGCGCCATGTGGACAAGGCCGGTGCCGCTGTCGGTGGTGACGAAGTCGCCCGGCAGCATCGGGCGCAGGTCCGCAAAGAAGCCGCCGAGTGCGTGCATCGGGTGGCGAACCTTGGTGCCGGCGAGGTCGGAGCCTTTGAAGCGGCTTACGCCGTTCAAAATGACGGCTGCACCATTAGCCGCATCCAAGCGGGCTTGGAACAGCGGCAACAGAGATCCAGCGATCACGAAACGTTTGCCCATCAGGTGGGCAGTTCGTTGGGCAGCCTCAGCTAAGCTGGCTTCTCGATCGGTACTCCGTCCAGTAGAAGCAGTGCCTGCCACTTCTATCACGACGTATCCAATCTCCGGCCCATAAGCCAAAGCCTGGTTCACCGGGATCGTCCACGGCGTGGTGGTCCAGATCACCGCATGCGCGCCGACCAGTTCCGGGACCGGCGATTCGACGATCTCGAACGTCACGTCGATCTGGGTGGAGGTGATGTCCTCGTACTCCACCTCGGCCTCGGCCAAAGCGGTCTTCTCCACCGGGGACCACATCACCGGCTTGGCGCCGCGATACAGCAGGCCCGCCTCGGCGAACTTCAGCAGCTCGCGCACGATGGTCGCCTCCGCGGCGTAGTCCATCGTCAGGTAGGGATGGTCCCAGTCGCCCATCCCGCCCAGCCGCTTCAGCTGCTCGCGCTGCACGTCCACCCAATGCGCGGCATAGGCGCGGCATTCGGCGCGGAACTCGTCCGCCGGGACCTCGTCCTTGTTCAGCTTCTTCTTTCGGTAGTGCTCCTCCACCTTCCATTCGATGGGCAGGCCATGGCAGTCCCAGCCGGGCACATAGGGCGCGTCCTTGCCCAGCAGCGTCTGGGTGCGGATCACCATGTCCTTCAGCACATGGTTCAGCGCGTGGCCGATATGCATGTCGCCATTGGCGTAGGGCGGGCCATCGTGGAGGATGAACTTCTCGGCGCCGTCACGCGCGGCGCGCAGCTGGCCATGCAGGTCCGCCGCCTGCCACTGGCGGAGGATTTCCGGTTCTTTCTGCGGCAGGCCGGCCTTCATCGGGAAGGCGGTCTTGGGCAGGAAGACGGTGTCTTTATAATCGCGCTGTTCGGTCATCGAACGCGCGCCTTAGCCGCGCGGGGGGCGCGGCGCAATTTCTCCGCTGCCCCAGCGTGCCACGGCGGCACCGTGGAGCGCGGGCGCGCAGGCGAGCACGCCCCAATCCTTGGGATCGCGCTTGTTGAAGCGCAGCGTGCGGCCCCTCGCATCGCTGACCGCCGCGCCCGCCTCCCGCGCGATCAAGGTGGCGGCGGCGATGTCCCATTCGTGGCCCCAGCGCTGCGTCACCAGCAGGTCGGCCCGGTCGTCCGCCACCATGGCGATGCGCAACGCGATGGAATTGGGCTTCTCCACCGCCAGCAGGTCGCCATCGGCGCGCGGCAGCGAATCGGCGGGGATGCGCGCGCTCGCCAGTTCCGTGCGCCGGCTGGCGACCAGCCGCCGACCGTTGAGGAAGGCGCCTGCCCCCGCCGTCGCGCTCCACGTCTCCCCCCGCGCGGGCGCGACCAGCGCGGCGATCAGCGGTCGCCCCGCGCTGACCAGCGCGACCGATACCGCCCAGCCGGCCCGGCCGCGGATGAAGTCGCGCGTGCCGTCGATCGGGTCCACCAGCCAGACGAGGTCGCGTTCCAGCCGCGCCGGATCGTCCACCGTCTCCTCGCTTAGCCACCCGGCGGCGGGCAGCAGCGTGCCCAGTTCCCGCTTCAGGAAGGTGTCGACGGCAAGGTCCGCATCGCTCACCGGGCTGGCGTCGCCCTTGCTCCAATGGCGCAGGGTCGGGCGCACGGTGGCGCCCCCGCCCGGCCACTGGCCGAGCGCCATGGCCCCGGCCTCCCGGCAGATGGCTTCCAGACGCGCGCGATCGATCATGGGTGCGGTGCAGCAATGGGGTGCAACATGGGGGTTTGCAAGCCGCGCCCCCTTGCCTATGCGCTTCGGCAAACGGCAATCCTGACAGAGAAGGTCCGCCCGCATGAACCTCCACGAATACCAGGCCAAGGAACTGCTCGCGAAGTACGGCATCGGCATCCCCAAGGGTGTGCCGGCCATGAGTGTGGAGGAAGCGGTCGAAGGCGCCAAGACGCTGCCCGGCCCGCTCTACGTGGTGAAGGCGCAGATCCATGCCGGCGGCCGCGGCAAGGGCAAGTTCAAGGAACTGGGCGCGGACGCCAAGGGCGGCGTGCGCCTGGCTAAGAGCCTGGACGACGTGAAGAACGACGCGACCGACATGCTCGGCAACACGCTCGTCACCGTGCAGACCGGCGATGCCGGCAAGCAGGTGAACCGCCTCTACGTCACCGACGGCGTTGATATCGCCAAGGAATATTACCTCTCCATGCTGGTGGACCGTGCGTCCGGCCGCGTCGCCATGGTCGTGTCGACCGAAGGCGGCATGGACATCGAGACGGTGGCCCACGACACGCCCGAACTCATCACCACCATCACCATCGACCCGGCCAGCGGCTTCCAGGCTCATCACGGCCGCGCCGTCGCCTTTGCGCTGAAGCTGTCGGGCAACCTTGCCAAGGCCGCGCAGAAGCTGGCGAAGCAGCTCTACGACGCCTTCACCGCGCTCGATTGCGACATGCTGGAGATCAACCCGCTGGTCGAGACCAAGGATGGCGAGCTGCTGGTGCTCGACACCAAGATGAGCTTCGACTCGAACGCCCTCTACCGCCACCCCGATGTCGCCGCCCTGCGCGACGAGACGGAGGAGGACCCGATGGAGGTCGAGGCGTCGAAGTACGACCTCGCCTATATCAAGCTGGACGGCAATATCGGCTGCATGGTCAACGGCGCCGGCCTGGCGATGGCGACGATGGACATCATCAAGCTGAACGGCGCCTTCCCGGCCAACTTCCTCGACGTCGGCGGCGGCGCCAACAAGGAGAAGGTGACCGCGGCGTTCAAGATCATTCTGGCGGACCCGGCGGTCGAGGGGATCCTGGTCAACATCTTCGGCGGCATCATGAAGTGCGACATCATCGCCGAAGGCATCGTCGCCGCTGCGAAGGAAGTGAACCTGTCCGTGCCGCTGGTCGTCCGCCTGGAAGGCACTAACGTGCAGCAGGGCAAGGACATCCTGGCCAATTCCGGCCTGCCGATCGTCCCGGCGGACGATCTGGGCGACGCCGCCAAGAAGATCGTGGCGGAGGTCAAGCAGGCCGCCTGATCCCGGTTGTCACCCGCTGACAATCACGAAGGGGGCCTCGCCGGCATGGCGGGGCCCCTTTTGCTTGCCCGTCTGACCCAGTGGTGAGCCAATAGGTCCCGACGATCGCTCACGCCCCATTGCGGACATTGGCCAAGCAGCGTTGCAGCGGGAAGAATCGGACTGCCCAATCGTTTCGCCGCAACTGGTTTTGCTAATCTAGGTTGGTTTATAATCCATCGTCGCATGCTTTACTAAGCTATGGACAGTGCCGACGAGATCGCTGCCTTAAGGCAGCAATTGGCAGCAACCCAAGGAATCCTGCGCGAAACCAGGGTGCGGGAACGGCTTCTGACGCAGAGTTGGGCACAGGCGGTTTGGGAAACCGATGCCGAAGGCGTGGTCGTCTCCGATAGTCCGAGTTGGCGGGCTTACACCGGTCAGACGCTCGAACAATGGCTCGGCTATGGCTGGCTCGACGCGGTTCATCCCGACGACCGCATTTATGCCGAGCGGCAATGGCAGCACGCAGCCTCGTCAACGCCGAATTTCGCCTTTGTTCCCCCGACGGTGGGTGGCGCTGGACCAACGTCCGCGCCGCGCCTGTGCTCGACACCGATGGCCGCATCGAGAAATGGGCGGGGCTGAACATCGACATCGATGCCACGAGACGCGCGAAAGCGGCGCTGCGCGACGTTGATCAACGCTACCGGCTTTTCTTCGATGCCACGAACGTGGCGTTGGTCATACTCGAGTTCGAATTCGACGAAGCTGGGCACCCGACAGATTTCCGCCACGTCCACATCAACCCGGCATTGGAGAGAATATCCGGGTTCAAGCGGGACGACATCTTGGGGCGGCTGGTGACGGAAATGGCTCCGCATGAAGAAGCGGCCGAATGGATCGCTTTCTATTCACCGGTCCTCACATCCGGTGTTCCAGCGGTTCTGGAGCGCTTCAGCCCGACGATGAAGCGTTGGATCAAGGTCAGCGCAGCGCGGTTCGGACCCAGGCAGGTGGCTGCCGTTTTCGAGAACACGACCGTCCAGAAAGATGCCGAACAGGCGTTGCGCGAAAGCGAAGAAAGACAGGCTTTCCTCCTCCGTTTCAGCGATGCGCTTGGAGCGCTTACCGACCCGGTCGAAGTGAAGGCTATGGCGATGAAACTGCTCGCGGAGCAGTTGGACGTGATGCGCGCCAGCTATTTCGAGTTCGAGGAAGACGAGGATCATTTTCAGGTCACGGAAAGGTCAGAGCGCGACGCCCTGCCGATATCCGACCGGATGCGCATGTCGGACTTCTCGCCGGCGATGCACAAGCTCTTCCAGTCCGGTGGCACGCTGTCGATCGAGGACGCTACAGCGCCTGGAGAGTTCGTGCCGGACCCCGCCGCCTATGCCGCGATCGGCGTCCAGGCGCTTGCGGGGGTCGGGTTGCTGCGCGGCGGACGCCTGGTTGCGTGCATTGGGGTGCATTCGCGAACTCCGCGACAATGGCAGCCCGCCGATCTGCGTTACATCACCGAGGTCGCCGAGCGAACTTGGAGCGCGGTGGAGCAGGCCCGCGCCGAAGCGGCGCTTCGCGAAAGCGAGGAACGATTCCGCCAATTCGCGCAGGCTTCGGCTGCCGGTCTATGGATCAGGAGCGCGGAGACGCTGGACATGGAATTTGCCAGTTCAGCGGTGGCCACGATCTATGGGACCGAGGCGGATGCGCCGGTTCGCGATGCGAAGCGATGGACAGCAATGATTGTCCCCGAAGATCGAGACCTTGCGCAGCAGCATCTCGACCGGGCGCGACACGGCAAGACCGTGATGCATGAGTTTCGCATTCAGCGGCCACTGGACGGCGCCTTCCGATGGATCAGAGACACCGCCTTCCCTTTGCGCAACAATGGCGATGTCGCGCGTGTTGGCGGCATCGCCGAGGACGTGACGGAGGCGAAGCTCGCGGTTGAGCATCAAGTCGTGCTGCTCGCCGAACTGCAGCACCGGGTGCGTAATATCATGGCAATGATCCGCTCGATGGTGCGGCGATCGGCGGACGGAGCGGCGGATGTCGTCGACTACCAGGCCATGCTCGACGGCAGGCTGCTTGCGCTCGCCCGCGTGCAAGCGCTGCTCACTCGGCAAGCCAATACCGGCGGCGCGCTCCGCGACATCGTTGAGAGTGAAGTGAGCGCACAGGCGCAGGGCGGCGGCCAGTATGTCCTGGTTGGCCCGGACGTGCAGTTGTCGCCGAAGGTGGTCGAGGTGCTGACGCTCGCACTCCACGAACTTGCGACCAACGCGCTGAAATACGGTGCGCTCTCCGTGCCGGAAGGCAGGTTGCGGGTCGTGTGGGCTCCATTCGAAAAGCGGGGGCGCACCTGGCTGTCGATAGATTGGACCGAAGCGGGTGCACCGGCGCGCGGTCCGGTGACCCGTCGCGGATTTGGCAGCGACCTGATCGAGGGCAAGGTTCCCTACGAGCTAGGCGGCATTGGCAAGATCAGCATCGAGCCGGGAGGGGCCCGCTGCCGCCTGGAATTCCCGCTTACGGAAGGCGAGAGCATCCTGGAAACGGACGCGCCCTCGGCGGCAACTGTATTCGGAGGAACCCTGGACATGACCGGAGCACCTGACCTGACTGGCCGCTCGGTGCTCGTCGTCGAGGACGACTATTACCTCGCCGGCGACACCGCCGCCGCGTTACGCAGTGCGGGAGCGACGGTGCTCGGGCCATGCCCCAGCGAGGACGCGACGTTCGACCTGATGGACATGGAGACGCCTACCCATGCTGTCCTCGACTTGAACCTGGGCGGTGGCGGTCCCAACTTCGCGATCGCGCATGCGCTCAAGGCGCGAGGCATCCCATTCATTTTCCTCACCGGCTACGATCAGGACGCGATCCCATCTGATCTGATCGACGTAACGAGGTTGCAGAAGCCCGTGACGCTGCGCACCATCGTAGAGTCGGTGGCGCAGCTCGATTGATGCTTCCGTCCTCCCGTCTCGGGTCATGTTGCCGCTGCCGAATGTCCGCTCCCCACCCAGTAGCGGACGATCCTGCGACGAAGGGGCTGTCCTACACCACCACGTCTGACCATGGTGGGTCGATGCCCCGCAACCCGCGGGTCCGACCTTCAGCGAAGCGCCCGGCAGGTGTAAACTTAGTATAAACTTCCGCCGGTCGCCGCCTCAGTCCGGCACCCGGCTGACCAGCAGCTTGTCGATCCGGCGGCCATCCATGTCGACCACCTCGAACCGCCAGCCATCGTCCTCGAACGCCTCGCCTTCCACCGGCAGATGCTTCAGCCGCCACAGGATATAACCGGCGGCGGTGCCGAACTCGCGGTCTTCCGGCAGGGTCATGCCCAGCCGCTCGGCCAGCGCATCGGCCGACAGCGAGCCCGCTACCAGCAGTGACCCGTCGGCGCGCTCGGTCAGCAGCGGCTGGTCCCCTTCGTCCTGGTGGCTGGCGAAGCCGCCCGCCATGGCACTCAAGAGGTCGGCCGGGGTCACGATGCCTTCGAAGTGGCCGTATTCGTCATGCACCAGCAGCATGCCCGTCCCGCTCGCCTGCAGCACGGTCAGCGCGTCCATCGCGTCCAGCTGGTCGGGCACGACCTCCGCCTTGCGCATCAGCTGATCCAGCGCCACCGGCCCGCCGGCCAGCAGCATCGCCAGCACCTCTCGCACGCGGACGACGCCCATCAGCCGGTCGGGCGAACCGTCGGCCACCGGCAGCTTGGAATGCGGCGATTCCTCGATCGTCGCCCGGATCTGCGCCTCGTCCGCGTTGCAGTCGATCCAGTCGAGCTCGGTCCGCGGCGTCATCAGCTCGCGCACCGGCCGCTCGTTCAGGCGCATGACGCCTGACAGGATGGTCCGCTCCTGCTCCCCGATGACGCCCAGATGGCTAGCATCGGTGAAGATCATCTGCAGCTCCTCCGCCGTCAGCGCCGACTCGCCCTTGGACCGCATGCCGAGCAGGCGCAGGAGCAGGGAAGACGACGTATCCAGCAGCCACACGAACGGCGCCGCGATCCGCGCCAGCAGCGCCATGGGCCGGGCCATCAACTTGGCGACCGGCACGCTGGCGCGCAACGCGAACTGCTTGGGCACCAGCTCGCCGATGATGAGATTGAGGTAGGTCGTGACCGCGATCACCAGCACGAAGCCGACATTCTCGGCGAGGTCGGCCGACAGGCCCAGCAGCTCCAGCCGCTCACCCGTCGGTGGGCCCAGCGTGGCGCCGGAATAGGCGCCGGAGATGATGCCGACCAGCGTGATGCCGATCTGCACGGTGGACAGGAACTTGCCCGGATCGGACGCCAGGTCCAGCGCGGCGCGGGCGGCGCTGCTGCCACGCTCCGCCTCCAGCCGCAATTGACCGGTGCGGGCGGAGACGATGGCCAGCTCGCTCATGGCGAAGATCCCGTTCAGCAGGATCAGCAGGAGCAGGATGGCGAGGTCGAACCAGGGGAAAGGTGACATTGCACCTTTGTCGCTAGCAGATAGCCGGGCCGAGTCGAGAGTCCTGCGCCATCCCGCGATGTCGGGCGGAGGACGGAACGCAAGCACAGCAATGTTCGTTCATCTTCCCGCAGGGCCGCGGGTGGCAGCACGCTGGGCGGCACCAACAGGACAAGGATGCACCAACCGATGACCACCGCCAATCACGATCAACCACCCGCCCGCAAGCGCCGCCTCGGCCGCATCGCCATCGCCAGCATGGCGGCCGTGTCGCTGCTGGGCCTGTCGGCCTGCGTGACCGATCCCAATACCGGGCAGCGTTATGCCAGCCGCACCGCGATTGGCGGCGTGGGCGGCGCGGGCCTCGGCTACCTGCTGGGCGGGCTGATCGGCGGGCGCACTGGGCGCATTCT includes the following:
- the sucC gene encoding ADP-forming succinate--CoA ligase subunit beta, whose translation is MNLHEYQAKELLAKYGIGIPKGVPAMSVEEAVEGAKTLPGPLYVVKAQIHAGGRGKGKFKELGADAKGGVRLAKSLDDVKNDATDMLGNTLVTVQTGDAGKQVNRLYVTDGVDIAKEYYLSMLVDRASGRVAMVVSTEGGMDIETVAHDTPELITTITIDPASGFQAHHGRAVAFALKLSGNLAKAAQKLAKQLYDAFTALDCDMLEINPLVETKDGELLVLDTKMSFDSNALYRHPDVAALRDETEEDPMEVEASKYDLAYIKLDGNIGCMVNGAGLAMATMDIIKLNGAFPANFLDVGGGANKEKVTAAFKIILADPAVEGILVNIFGGIMKCDIIAEGIVAAAKEVNLSVPLVVRLEGTNVQQGKDILANSGLPIVPADDLGDAAKKIVAEVKQAA
- a CDS encoding hemolysin family protein translates to MSPFPWFDLAILLLLILLNGIFAMSELAIVSARTGQLRLEAERGSSAARAALDLASDPGKFLSTVQIGITLVGIISGAYSGATLGPPTGERLELLGLSADLAENVGFVLVIAVTTYLNLIIGELVPKQFALRASVPVAKLMARPMALLARIAAPFVWLLDTSSSLLLRLLGMRSKGESALTAEELQMIFTDASHLGVIGEQERTILSGVMRLNERPVRELMTPRTELDWIDCNADEAQIRATIEESPHSKLPVADGSPDRLMGVVRVREVLAMLLAGGPVALDQLMRKAEVVPDQLDAMDALTVLQASGTGMLLVHDEYGHFEGIVTPADLLSAMAGGFASHQDEGDQPLLTERADGSLLVAGSLSADALAERLGMTLPEDREFGTAAGYILWRLKHLPVEGEAFEDDGWRFEVVDMDGRRIDKLLVSRVPD
- a CDS encoding PAS domain-containing protein; the protein is MDSADEIAALRQQLAATQGILRETRVRERLLTQSWAQAVWETDAEGVVVSDSPSWRAYTGQTLEQWLGYGWLDAVHPDDRIYAERQWQHAASSTPNFAFVPPTVGGAGPTSAPRLCSTPMAASRNGRG
- a CDS encoding 3'(2'),5'-bisphosphate nucleotidase CysQ, which encodes MIDRARLEAICREAGAMALGQWPGGGATVRPTLRHWSKGDASPVSDADLAVDTFLKRELGTLLPAAGWLSEETVDDPARLERDLVWLVDPIDGTRDFIRGRAGWAVSVALVSAGRPLIAALVAPARGETWSATAGAGAFLNGRRLVASRRTELASARIPADSLPRADGDLLAVEKPNSIALRIAMVADDRADLLVTQRWGHEWDIAAATLIAREAGAAVSDARGRTLRFNKRDPKDWGVLACAPALHGAAVARWGSGEIAPRPPRG
- the ileS gene encoding isoleucine--tRNA ligase, with the protein product MTEQRDYKDTVFLPKTAFPMKAGLPQKEPEILRQWQAADLHGQLRAARDGAEKFILHDGPPYANGDMHIGHALNHVLKDMVIRTQTLLGKDAPYVPGWDCHGLPIEWKVEEHYRKKKLNKDEVPADEFRAECRAYAAHWVDVQREQLKRLGGMGDWDHPYLTMDYAAEATIVRELLKFAEAGLLYRGAKPVMWSPVEKTALAEAEVEYEDITSTQIDVTFEIVESPVPELVGAHAVIWTTTPWTIPVNQALAYGPEIGYVVIEVAGTASTGRSTDREASLAEAAQRTAHLMGKRFVIAGSLLPLFQARLDAANGAAVILNGVSRFKGSDLAGTKVRHPMHALGGFFADLRPMLPGDFVTTDSGTGLVHMAPDHGEDDFELCREYGIQPKFVVEADGRYRADWPWLGGAASVINPKFNAPDGPICTHLREAGALLAASADYKHSYPHSWRSKAKVIYRCTPQWFVPMDQKMAGFDYPVAALDGIGGAVALGTEAHPDATLRQTAVKAIADTRWVPEKGRNRIGSMVEGRPDWVLSRQRAWGVPITLYVHRGTGEYLADPVVNTAIVEAVCQGGVDAWYNGDFLTGEYDAADYEKITDILDVWFDSGCTHAFVLDSGRWPALQWPADLYLEGSDQHRGWFQSSLLESCATRGRAPYDAVLTHGFTMDGKGEKMSKSKGNTISPLDLMRDYGADIIRLWALSVDYTEDHRIGDEILKGVADGYRKLRNTLRYLLGALDGFDDAERLPVAEMPELERYMLARLGVLDRTLRGAVDAFDFNTYVRSVGEFCNEELSAFYFDIRKDSLYCDAPADTRRRACRTVMDTLFHALVRYLAPVLVFTSEEAWTTRFPDQGSVHLLVWPEVPVLEADDARWAALRSLRDEVLEAIEPLRREKTVRSSLEAAVAVPAAAVPPGVDDALLAELFITGAVTRHGGEGVLVAKVDDAKCGRCWRLLPEVVEDGALCHRCADAVPQVEAVL
- a CDS encoding PAS domain S-box protein, with translation MLDTDGRIEKWAGLNIDIDATRRAKAALRDVDQRYRLFFDATNVALVILEFEFDEAGHPTDFRHVHINPALERISGFKRDDILGRLVTEMAPHEEAAEWIAFYSPVLTSGVPAVLERFSPTMKRWIKVSAARFGPRQVAAVFENTTVQKDAEQALRESEERQAFLLRFSDALGALTDPVEVKAMAMKLLAEQLDVMRASYFEFEEDEDHFQVTERSERDALPISDRMRMSDFSPAMHKLFQSGGTLSIEDATAPGEFVPDPAAYAAIGVQALAGVGLLRGGRLVACIGVHSRTPRQWQPADLRYITEVAERTWSAVEQARAEAALRESEERFRQFAQASAAGLWIRSAETLDMEFASSAVATIYGTEADAPVRDAKRWTAMIVPEDRDLAQQHLDRARHGKTVMHEFRIQRPLDGAFRWIRDTAFPLRNNGDVARVGGIAEDVTEAKLAVEHQVVLLAELQHRVRNIMAMIRSMVRRSADGAADVVDYQAMLDGRLLALARVQALLTRQANTGGALRDIVESEVSAQAQGGGQYVLVGPDVQLSPKVVEVLTLALHELATNALKYGALSVPEGRLRVVWAPFEKRGRTWLSIDWTEAGAPARGPVTRRGFGSDLIEGKVPYELGGIGKISIEPGGARCRLEFPLTEGESILETDAPSAATVFGGTLDMTGAPDLTGRSVLVVEDDYYLAGDTAAALRSAGATVLGPCPSEDATFDLMDMETPTHAVLDLNLGGGGPNFAIAHALKARGIPFIFLTGYDQDAIPSDLIDVTRLQKPVTLRTIVESVAQLD